The DNA region TCTTAgtacagtaacagtaacagatatacagtcacaaaaatcctacccaaccagcatCTACACACCACCTTcgtctaaccctacactccatgtggggatataatcaacccacccatccctacactccaagtagtaccgaatgcggcactataCAGTAGTTTGCAGCTAAGCTACCAGtgaattaggctcgaggcctttcagtgcACTTCCTTCGAACAATATAAACCCTCAACCCAATGCAATGTAATATACCAATATGTCATGCCAAATCATGGTATTATACGTGTATTTAGTACATTTTTAACAGCATGCTCAATATACAATCATACAGATATCTATATCGTACATGGCTATAATAGTCATTCAGTCAATCAGTGACTAAGtacgcttaccgaccctacagtagatTCACAATCGTCTcgagtgacccgtgcaaccttagcaacaAAACATTGAAAATGGGCCCACATTCCTATGTTGTcagcccatgtgggcccatacaGCCCAAACTGCCCTTGACCGTGTGGATCATACAGCCTGGCCCAAAAttcccacacgggcatgtggttctCCCGTGTGATCCCACACActcatgtggcccacacgaccaaaTCTGGCCCGACCCATGCATTGCACACGGCCTGTCTCctagatcacacgcccatgttcggtcacacggcctaccacacgagcgaccacacgcccatgtggtgtcGACAGCCTCACTTTTTAACTTTTTGTCGATTTCAGTTTTTAGCGTTGTGGTTACACGCCTGGGTCGTTCTCGATGCTTAAGCACTTCCTAACCTTCTAGAAACTACAACTAAAACACAATTTAATCAACaccaaaatgagtcaaatgcacTCACTTACCGCAATCACCCCCGACTACTAGCACTAATCAATTCGCTGGGAAGAAAAACTGCTTCACAATCGTCCCTATGCACAAACAATAGAATCAAAATCTTTCGAAACCAAAACTAAAAGAACACAACAACACTACTTTCCGTTATCGCTTGAAAATAAAAGCTAAGGAGCAAAATAGACCGAAAATGAAAGATAAGGGGAAacacttgaaatttcagcaacaaaATTGGAAGGGGAAAACGATAGCAATGGAGGATTTCTggctaaaaataaaaggaaaaaaaaaaggtgaagagAGAAAATTTTGGCAAGTAAAGGGAAAGCACTCAAAATCTCGACCGCAACACAGAGAGATTGAAGtcaagagaaaatgaaaaaagggGTAGGGGAGAAAGGTACAAAATTCGGTTATGGAGgtagagaaaagaaataaaaaatgaaagatgGTAGAGAAGATTTCTGCAGAGATTTTTGGAATCAAAGGGTAACTCCCCAAACTCCTTGATTTACTCCACTAAACCACATCCATCCCAACCACTCAGCATCCCAGTCCATCTCAAATGCCTCCATCCTTACTTTTCTCTCCAAATCCCTTATTTCCCTCCCAAGCCGTCCAACACACTCCCACGCCCTCAAACTCTCAGTATTTCGATCAAACTAAAACACACACAGGACACAactagcaaaataaaacactcccttGCACACACGAAGACTCGAACTCAAGACTACCAGCATATTAACACTTCACTTAACTACCAAAATATCACGCCCATTCTATcatattttaccaacatttatttaaaagcctattgATTAGAGATtggggtttattcatttaaaagcaAAAATTACCCAAGCtaagacttgaacttgggacctctcagacacttcccagaacacttaaccaatAAAGCAGACATGTATTTTTGTAACAACAACAAACGAAAATAATTATAAAGGATTTAGGGgctttacaactctacccccttaaagaaaattttagcctcaaaattttacctgatcagaacataTAAGGATATTACTATCACATTGCATCCTCGGGCTCCTACGTAGCCTCCTCAGAACTATGATTACGCCAAAGAACTTTAACCAATGGAATGGATTTCCTTCTCAGACCTTTTACATCACGGACCAATATCTAGACTGGCTCCACTTCAAAGGTTAGATCTGGCTTAACCTTGATCTCCTCAACAAGCACAATATacgtgggatcagagcggtagcgcctcaacatagagatgtGGAACAGGTCATGAATTAGATCTAACTCTAGAGATAACTCCAATTGGTAGGCAACCGGTCCCACACGTTTTAGTATGCGGTAAGGCcgaataaacctagggctcaacttacccttacgTCCAAACCTCATTACCTTCTTCCACGGCTAGACCTTAAGGAAAACGaagtcccccatagaatactTAATCTCACGATGCTTCAAATTCGCATAGGACTTCTGTCTGTCTAATGTCGCTTTCAGTCGGTCCtgaattagtctaactttatcctaGTATCAAAAACTAGTTCAAGGCCCAGAACACGCCGCTCGTCCAACTTAGTCCAACATGAAGGTGtgtgacacctacgaccatataatgcctcgtaaggtgccatttgaatGCTAAACTGATAACTGTTTTTATAATCAAACTCTGCTAGTGGcaggtaatcctcccaactacctcgtaaggatggaacgtagtactgaagtccaaccttatACCCAGAGCTTCAAGTAACTTCTTCTAGAACTAAGACGTGAAGTGAGGATCTCTATTAGATATTATTGAAATCGGTACCCCATatagtctcactatctcagacacatacagctTAGCCAATTTCTGTAGAGAGTAGTCAGTGCGAACATGTttgaaatgggcagacttggtcaatcgatctacgatcacccaaacagaatccttcttagtgggtgtgaggggtaacccattaacgaagtccatagtcactcgcTCCCACTTttaaagtggaatcttaactagcTGCAACAATCCCGAAGGCAActatgctcagccttaacctacaGCATGTCAGACACTTAGCCACAAATTTAGTAATCTCTCGTTTAAGACCTAGCCACCAGTATAATTCACGAAGGTCGTGGTACAACTTATTttcaccaggatgcatagcataagggctactatgcgcctcttgcAGTATAAACTGTCTCAAATCGATATCCTTTGGAACATACATTCTCCCACAGAAACAGAGCACCCATtcactattcagtccaaaattcaCAGTATCCCTACTCTCAACCTATCGGAATCGAAGACTCGGTGACTCATCCTTcatctgtttacccttaatctattcaatccacatcagtttaacttgaagttcagccaacagactaccatcatcaaataaactgaaaCAAGAAAACATtgccctcagatcagtcatagccttATGGCTCagtgcatcggccaccacattggccttaccagggtggtattcaatcgtacagTCGTAGTCCTTAAGCAGTTCAATCCATCTATgttgcctaagatttagctccttttgagtgagtagatacttgaggctcttgtgatcagtgtagatgatgcACTTCTCACCTAAAAGTAATGCCTCCGGATCTTCAATGCGAATACCACTACGGCCAACTCCAAGTCTCACATCAGATAAttacctcatgagtcttaagctgacaaGACACAtatgctaccaccttaccctcttgcatcaacacacatcccaaccagacatgtgatgcatcactgtaaacagtaAACTCTTTCCCAGAGTCTGGCTGTATTAAAAAAAGGGCCTCAGTCAGTAtggtcttgagcttctcaaaactctcttactgttcatcagtccagttaaatggcACACCCTTGCATAGCATCTTAGTTAAGGGTGCTGCAATCAGTGAAAACCCCTCTACAAATCATCGATAATTCCCagccagtcctagaaaactgtgAATCTCTGATACAATCTTAGGTTGCTTCCATTCCAATACCGCCTCAATCTTTCTAGGATCAGCCCTAATCCGCTCAGCAGAACTCACATGTCCTAAAAACattacttcacgtaaccagaacttacatttactgaacttggcgtacaataGTTTCTCTCTCAAAATTTGTAGAACCACTTTGAGgtgttcatcatgttcatcctcagttttcgaatacaccaatatatcatcaataaataccaccacgaaccgatccagatagggaTGGAACACtcaattcatcagatccataaaagctgctggtgcattcgtcagtccaaatggcattactaagaacttgtagtgtccataacgagtcctaaacgccaTCTTATGCACATCAacatctttaactctcaactggtgatACCCTGATCAGAGATTAATATTAGAGAAAATCGAAGCTCCTCGaaattggtcgaacagatcatctatcctcggtagggggtacttattcttgataatcaacttatttagttgttggtaatcaatacacatatGCATAGATCCATCCTTCCTTTTCACAAATAggactggtgctccccatggagacacactagggaaAATGAACCCACGATgcagtaactcttgaatctgaacCTTAAGCTCCATAAGCTCCTTCGATGCCATtttataaggggcgatggacactgaAACTATACCAGGAAGGAGCTCAATCCCTAACTCAACTTCACAATTCAGAGGTAACCCAAGTAGTTCTTAAGGAAAAACATCCGGAAAGTCTTTAACCATCCTGATATCTTTAACCGAAGAATCTCCAGAATCTGAAACACTAATGTaggccaaatacgcctcacatcccttatgAACCAACTTTTTGACCCTCAATGCAGAGATCACATTCGATAAGTAGTTCCGGTGCTCCCTAATTACAACTACCTCGTTGTCCTTTGCAGTTCTCAGTACAACCCTTTTCGTGGCATAATCTAAGCTTACTCGGGGTTTAACCAACAAGTCTATTCCCAGTATCAGATCAATTCTCCAAAAGGCAATTCCATCAAATCAGTTAGGAAGATAgccccttgaacctctaaaggaacgTCTCTAAGCAACTTATTTACCCTTACCAATTTCCCCAGCAGACCTAGTACAGTGACCTCACTCGTAGTACTCTCAACCAAAATACCCAAGTTTTTAGATACggtacaagctatataggagtCAGTAGATCCTATACCTATCAatgtagtataaggtacattataaataaagaacatacTCGTGATAACATCCGGAGCATCTCCCTCC from Gossypium hirsutum isolate 1008001.06 chromosome A04, Gossypium_hirsutum_v2.1, whole genome shotgun sequence includes:
- the LOC107947887 gene encoding uncharacterized protein, which gives rise to MRFGRKGKLSPRFIRPYRILKRVGPVAYQLELSLELDLIHDLFHISMLRRYRSDPTYIVLVEEIKFDRNTESLRAWECVGRLGREIRDLERKVRMEAFEMDWDAEWLGWMWFSGVNQGVWGVTL